In Streptomyces sp. SN-593, a single genomic region encodes these proteins:
- a CDS encoding ABC transporter permease: protein MPEPMDPKEPLDPNQAIAPTGGFGGGMDLAATDAETLEKPPGEDQEGGPAAKPRSLWSDAWRDLRRNPIFIISALIILFLVFISIWPGTIATQDPLKANLARAQEGSAPGHPFGFDNQGRDVYTRVVYGARASVTVGVCATAGVVILGSVLGGLAGFFGGWWDSILSRISDVFFGIPVVLGGLVFLSVVTNSTVWPVVGFMVLLGWPQIARIARGSVITARQNDYVQAARALGAGNSRMLVRHIAPNAVAPVIVVGTIALGTYIALEATLSYLGVGLKPPTVSWGIDISDASSEIRNAPHMLLWPAGALSITVLAFIMLGDAVRDALDPKLR, encoded by the coding sequence ATGCCTGAACCGATGGACCCCAAAGAGCCGCTCGACCCCAACCAGGCGATCGCGCCGACCGGCGGCTTCGGCGGCGGCATGGACCTGGCCGCCACCGACGCGGAGACCCTGGAGAAGCCGCCGGGGGAGGACCAGGAGGGCGGCCCCGCCGCCAAGCCCCGCAGCCTGTGGTCCGACGCCTGGCGGGACCTGCGGCGCAACCCGATCTTCATCATCTCCGCGCTGATCATCCTCTTCCTGGTCTTCATCTCGATCTGGCCCGGCACCATCGCCACCCAGGACCCGTTGAAGGCCAACCTGGCCAGGGCGCAGGAGGGTTCGGCACCCGGCCACCCCTTCGGCTTCGACAACCAGGGCCGCGACGTCTACACCCGCGTCGTGTACGGCGCCCGGGCGTCGGTCACCGTCGGCGTCTGCGCCACCGCCGGCGTGGTGATCCTCGGCAGCGTGCTGGGCGGCCTGGCCGGGTTCTTCGGGGGCTGGTGGGACTCGATCCTCTCCCGGATCAGCGACGTGTTCTTCGGCATCCCGGTGGTCCTGGGCGGCCTGGTCTTCCTGTCGGTGGTCACCAACTCCACGGTGTGGCCGGTGGTCGGCTTCATGGTGCTGCTCGGCTGGCCGCAGATCGCGCGCATCGCCCGCGGCTCGGTGATCACCGCCCGGCAGAACGACTACGTGCAGGCCGCCCGCGCCCTCGGCGCCGGCAACTCCCGGATGCTGGTGCGCCACATCGCGCCCAACGCGGTCGCCCCGGTGATCGTGGTCGGCACCATCGCGCTGGGCACGTACATCGCGCTGGAGGCCACCTTGTCCTACCTCGGCGTGGGCCTGAAGCCGCCCACCGTCTCCTGGGGCATCGACATCTCCGACGCGTCCAGCGAGATCCGCAACGCGCCGCACATGCTGCTGTGGCCGGCGGGCGCGCTGAGCATCACGGTGCTGGCGTTCATCATGCTCGGCGACGCGGTCCGCGACGCCCTCGACCCCAAGCTGCGCTAG
- a CDS encoding ABC transporter permease, giving the protein MGRYVIRRLLQMIPVFIGSTFLIFFMVYALGDPVAALFGDKAPDPATAAQIRHDLYLDHSLGAQYLHYMKNIFVGDFGTAFNGESVTSLMGSAFPITIRLTIVAIIFEIIIGILLGVITGMRRGKPVDTGVLLLTLVVISVPTFVTGYVLQYVFGVELKWTAPSVSPSAPFNELILPGLVLALVSLAYVTRLTRTSIAENTRADYVRTAVAKGLPRHRVITRHLLRNSLIPVVTFIGTDIGALMGGAIVTERIFNIHGVGYQLYQGILRNNAPTVVGFVTILVLVFLLANLLVDLLYAVLDPRIRYA; this is encoded by the coding sequence GTTCATCGGCAGCACGTTCCTGATCTTCTTCATGGTCTACGCGCTCGGCGACCCCGTCGCCGCGCTCTTCGGCGACAAGGCGCCCGACCCGGCCACCGCCGCCCAGATCCGGCACGACCTGTACCTCGACCACTCGCTGGGGGCCCAGTACCTGCACTACATGAAGAACATCTTCGTCGGGGACTTCGGCACCGCCTTCAACGGCGAGTCGGTGACCTCGCTGATGGGCAGCGCCTTCCCGATCACCATCCGGCTGACCATCGTGGCGATCATCTTCGAGATCATCATCGGCATCCTGCTCGGCGTGATCACCGGCATGCGGCGCGGCAAGCCGGTCGACACCGGCGTGCTGCTGCTGACGCTGGTGGTCATCTCGGTGCCCACCTTCGTGACCGGCTACGTGCTCCAGTACGTCTTCGGCGTGGAGCTGAAGTGGACCGCGCCCTCGGTGTCGCCGAGCGCGCCGTTCAACGAGCTGATCCTGCCCGGTCTGGTGCTGGCCCTGGTCTCGCTCGCCTACGTCACCCGGCTCACCCGCACCTCGATCGCCGAGAACACCCGCGCCGACTACGTGCGCACCGCCGTCGCCAAGGGCCTGCCCCGGCACCGGGTGATCACCCGGCACCTGCTGCGCAACTCGCTGATCCCGGTGGTGACCTTCATCGGCACCGACATCGGCGCCCTGATGGGCGGCGCGATCGTCACCGAGCGCATCTTCAACATCCACGGTGTCGGCTACCAGCTCTACCAGGGCATCCTGCGCAACAACGCTCCCACCGTGGTCGGCTTCGTCACCATCCTGGTGCTGGTGTTCCTGCTGGCCAACCTGCTGGTCGACCTGCTCTACGCGGTCCTGGACCCGAGGATTCGCTATGCCTGA